A single Acyrthosiphon pisum isolate AL4f unplaced genomic scaffold, pea_aphid_22Mar2018_4r6ur Scaffold_21272;HRSCAF=23483, whole genome shotgun sequence DNA region contains:
- the LOC103308093 gene encoding zinc finger BED domain-containing protein 1-like yields MIAVNQLPLSFCSSNGFHDFMSVVEPNYKPCKEEAIKTRLKILSSNIEELIKNDLQDASSICCTTDCWTSISQESYITVTAHVIDSKWCAKSYTLTTHEMDKRHTAENLSEQLINTFGKWDITNKILAIVTDNSKNITNAIPLISPEIYSVKCAAHSLQLAVNCVLKNENIVNIIKQCNKIVGHFKHSTLAKTSLEEKQELLGLTKTTLLQSCKTRWNSIYLMMERLVLNRCAIFNVLADRTITSQSMAQNLEIKEHEWLFIESLIQFLKPIYVTTNIFCTENNSSISMIRPLLKQIIEKHLMQCHENEDTIVQTLKQTLASEIKRRFSLEWDSTESVLLEQIASFLDPRFKDLDHEVLSNHEAIRSKIKQIINQNNYLEPNEITTASQEQQNKHRSDLEYIFGINNEENDLTKEFQNYLAEPQLRFTLDPLEWLKTQYSKYPTIGKLAKKYMAITATSVSAERCFSTAGNIVTRKRASLSPENVNLLVFLHQNKRLMI; encoded by the coding sequence ATGATAGCTGTAAATCAGTTGCCATTGTCATTTTGCTCAAGTAATGGTTTTCATGATTTCATGTCTGTAGTAGAACCAAACTACAAGCCATGCAAAGAAGAAGCAATTAAaactagattaaaaatattatcttcaaaTATTGAAGAACTTATTAAAAACGACTTGCAAGATGCTTCTAGTATATGTTGCACAACCGACTGTTGGACCTCGATTTCACAGGAATCGTATATTACAGTGACCGCTCACGTAATTGATTCTAAGTGGTGTGCTAAATCATATACATTGACTACACACGAAATGGATAAGCGTCATACTGCGGAAAATTTATCAGAACAACTTATAAATACTTTTGGCAAATGGGATattactaacaaaatattagCAATAGTAACTGATAATtcgaaaaatataactaatgcCATTCCTTTGATAAGTCCCGAAATTTATAGTGTTAAATGTGCAGCACATAGTCTACAACTTGCCGTTAATTGTgtcttaaaaaatgaaaatatagttaatataataaaacaatgcaATAAAATTGTAGGGCACTTTAAACATTCAACATTAGCTAAAACATCACTTGAAGAAAAACAAGAATTACTTGGCTTAACAAAAACAACTTTACTTCAGAGTTGTAAGACAAGGTGGAATTCTATATACCTTATGATGGAACGTCTCGTTTTGAATAGATGTGCAATATTCAATGTTTTAGCAGATCGAACTATAACATCTCAATCTATGGCTCAAAATCTCGAAATTAAAGAACATGAATGGTTATTTATCGAGTCGCTTATACAATTTCTTAAACCGATATATGTCactacaaacattttttgtacgGAAAATAATTCGTCAATATCAATGATTAGaccattattaaaacaaattattgaaaaacatttaatgcaatGTCATGAAAATGAAGATACCATTGTACAAACATTGAAACAAACATTAGCTTCAGAAATTAAACGCCGCTTTTCGCTTGAATGGGATTCAACTGAATCTGTATTATTAGAACAAATTGCTTCATTCTTGGATCCTAGATTTAAAGACTTAGACCACGAAGTATTATCTAATCATGAGGCAATCCgctctaaaataaaacaaataatcaacCAAAATAATTATCTCGAGCCCAATGAAATAACTACAGCTTCTCAAgaacaacaaaataaacatagaaGTGATCTTGAATATATATTTGGAATCAACAATGAAGAAAATGATCTAACAAAagaatttcaaaactatttagCAGAACCGCAGTTGAGATTTACATTAGATCCCTTAGAGTGGTTGAAAacacaatattcaaaatatccGACAATAGGTAAACTTGCTAAAAAGTATATGGCAATTACTGCAACATCAGTGAGTGCTGAACGTTGTTTTTCAACTGCTGGTAATATAGTCACCCGAAAAAGAGCTTCCTTATCAccagaaaatgtaaatttacttGTATTTTTGCATCAGAATAAACGGctgatgatttaa